One window of Oncorhynchus masou masou isolate Uvic2021 chromosome 33, UVic_Omas_1.1, whole genome shotgun sequence genomic DNA carries:
- the LOC135527767 gene encoding perforin-1-like produces MTASVVRSPVFHPVFMGFLALSSLEGVFTCRLGTPEECANCSFVPGYKLAGMGYDVVTLRQKRASVFDVNSYVANSCMVCVNPLMGGELQKLPLHMKDWRAESDCKRKTLSSYYYSVSSLVDDIAFFIENDWKAGLKLENVDLQLAGSKSKVYGFASAHSNADKSSFSFQQFTCSVYSFSVPSKPPLSLDFQRRIASLPHHYTSNSEAYKDIIDTYGTHYISDGDLGGMMKRVTSIRTCLAALNKVFVSDVETCLSMGLDLDIPVGLPVDLGLNLLGGQCSKVATNSDSATGYSMGFLSHHTEVNGGRTLNGVASMRKANIDSFLKWIKSLNEFPEMVSFSLQPLYQLVDDKQTSADLQTAISQYVIDNGIKRIKTENQACRDSPDLSADCCPLLAGRGKLTVFVDRGFSLRGDGMAEPEGYVKLWCSGQHRQTRWITTYDPLWHTHFNFNYVNTQSSLELQVWDKDPGERDDDLQGGCSVILEQGSHGHSCGLSNGL; encoded by the exons ATGACAGCGTCAGTCGTCCGCTCTCCCGTGTTTCACCCGGTGTTCATGGGTTTCCTGGCTCTGTCGAGCTTGGAGGGAGTGTTCACCTGTCGTCTAGGGACCCCAGAAGAATGCGCCAATTGTTCCTTTGTGCCTGGCTACAAACTGGCTGGGATGGGCTATGATGTTGTAACACTGAGACAAAAACGGGCCTCTGTGTTTGATGTCAACAGTTACGTGGCTAACTCCTGCATGGTATGTGTGAACCCACTAATGGGAGGTGAGCTTCAGAAACTCCCCTTGCATATGAAGGACTGGCGGGCCGAAAGTGACTGCAAGAGGAAGACTCTGAGTTCCTATTACTACTCTGTCAGCTCTCTGGTGGATGATATAGCCTTctttatagagaatgactggaaGGCCGGGCTAAAGCTGGAGAATGTAGACCTGCAGTTAGCAGGCAGCAAGTCCAAGGTGTACGGCTTTGCATCCGCACACTCAAATGCAGACAAGTCTTCCTTCTCATTTCAACaatttacctgctctgtctacag TTTCAGTGTACCCAGTAAACCCCCACTTAGCCTGGATTTCCAGCGACGCATAGCTTCTCTGCCACACCACTACACATCCAACAGTGAGGCGTACAAGGACATCATTGATACCTACGGAACCCACTACATCAGTGATGGAGACCTCGGCGGGATGATGAAGAGGGTGACTAGCATTCGCACCTGTTTGGCAGCTCTAAACAAGGTTTTTGTGTCCGACGTAGAAACATGTCTGAGTATGGGGTTGGACTTGGACATACCTGTCGGACTGCCCGTAGACTTAGGGCTAAACCTTTTGGGTGGACAATGTTCGAAGGTCGCTACCAACTCTGACAGTGCAACAGGGTACAGCATGGGCTTCTTAAGTCACCACACGGAAGTGAACGGTGGGAGAACCTTAAATGGAGTTGCTTCTATGAGAAAAGCTAATATAGATAGTTTCTTAAAATGGATAAAAAGCCTAAATGAGTTTCCGGAAATGGTATCCTTCTCCCTGCAGCCTCTATATCAACTGGTTGATGACAAACAGACGAGCGCTGATCTACAAACAGCTATTAGTCAGTATGTGATCGACAACGGGATTAAGAGAATAAAGACAGAGAATCAAGCATGCAGGGATTCACCTGACCTCTCTGCTGATTGCTGCCCCCTGTTGGCAGGGAGAGGCAAACTAACAGTCTTTGTGGACCGTGGGTTTAGTCTGAGGGGTGATGGGATGGCCGAACCAGAGGGTTACGTCAAACTGTGGTGTTCAGGTCAGCACAGGCAGACCCGCTGGATCACTACCTATGATCCACTTTGGCATACACATTTCAACTTTAACTATGTAAACACCCAGTCCTCTCTGGAGCTCCAGGTGTGGGATAAGGACCCAGGGGAACGTGACGATGACCTCCAGGGTGGATGCTCTGTAATCCTGGAGCAGGGGAGCCACGGGCATAGCTGTGGACTCAGTAATGGTCTGTAA
- the LOC135527769 gene encoding nuclear factor 7, brain-like yields the protein MASAAYVEELTCSVCLSLFTDPVSLSCGHSFCRQCFTNFRRTQNLCPHCRARISTAEGNLSTNHILKSLADKAKEEALRNKKTRGTEWSCRDHDEKLKLFCETDQQLICVICRDGEKHDGHKFKPIKEAALARRRELDEALQFLTSDNSSVEHLAKQQEKEMKKTKTKSCQLRTQISSQFEEMHQFLKKREDQIKNELQEKEEKTLTKMRGNLESMELILSERKEKEAMMKSAQDIPDSEGFLQWWNERGLSEVEALKNRDMTPPELHGENTTETQGATKERPYKSRVDDLKVTPVSLSLGPYESHLQFFVWKEMLQVINPLPERLKLQTVSQKLTISNDRRSVFCTPRNAESAHSARHQSQQSKLLSNSKFSTGQHCWEIEVGSGAFWELGVKKTSGVFWLKLFGSKTMCLRYRNQKYTVHGMGNEKQILLRDTPRKIALYLSCATKELSFYNADDMSLICTLVCYWEDVSAYFNIGECDGVDSDPLTVCWY from the exons ATGGCGTCTGCAGCGTACGTAGAGGAACTGACctgttctgtgtgtctctctctcttcactgatCCAGTCAGCCTCTCCTGTGGTCACTCATTTTGTCGACAATGTTTTACAAACTTTCGGAGAACACAAAATCTGTGTCCTCATTGCCGGGCTAGAATCTCAACAGCTGAGGGAAATCTCTCAACCAACCATATTCTGAAGAGCTTGGCTGACAAAGCTAAAGAGGAAGCACTACGCAACAAGAAGACAAGG GGGACTGAATGGTCGTGTCGAGACCATGACGAGAAACTGAAACTATTCTGTGAGACAGACCAACAGTTGATTTGCGTCATATGCCGGGACGGGGAGAAGCATGACGGGCATAAGTTTAAACCTATCAAAGAGGCAGCCTTAGCTAGGAGGAGGGAACTAGATGAGGCCCTTCAGTTCCTCACTAGTGACAACAGCTCCGTGGAGCACCTGGCCAAACAACAGGAAAAAGAGATGAAAAAAACCAAGACTAAGTCCTGTCAGCTGAGGACTCAAATCAGCAGCCAGTTTGAAGAGATGCACCAGTTTCTGAAGAAGAGGGAAGATCAGATAAAGAATGAGTTgcaggagaaagaagagaagaccTTGACGAAGATGAGAGGGAATTTAGAGAGTATGGAGTTGATTCTgtcagagaggaaagagaaggaggcGATGATGAAATCTGCTCAGGACATCCCAGACAGTGAGGGTTTCCTGCAGTGGTGGAATGAACGGGGCTTGTCTGAGGTGGAGGCACTAAAGAACAGGGACATGACACCACCAGAACTTCATGGGGAGAACACGACTGAGACGCAAGGAGCCACCAAGGAGCGTCCATACAAGTCCAGGGTGGATGACCTAAAGGtgacacctgtctccctctctctggggcCCTATGAGTCTCACCTGCAGTTCTTTGTGTGGAAGGAGATGCTGCAGGTAATCAATCCTCTACCAGAGAGACTAAAACTACAAACAGTGAGTCAGAAACTGACTATCTCCAATGACAGACGCAGTGTGTTTTGTACTCCCAGAAATGCGGAATCAGCTCATTCAGCTCGACATCAATCACAACAATCAAAATTACTGAGTAACAGTAAGTTCAGCACTGGACAACACTGCTGGGAAATAGAAGTGGGAAGTGGGGCTTTCTGGGAACTGGGAGTTAAAAAAACTTCAGGGGTTTTTTGGTTGAAACTTTTTGGTTCAAAAACAATGTGTCTCAGGTATAGAAATCAAAAATATACTGTTCACGGTATGGGTAACGAAAAACAAATCCTTTTAAGAGATACACCTCGAAAGATAGCTCTATACCTAAGTTGTGCAACCAAGGAACTCTCTTTCTACAATGCAGATGACATGTCGCTTATCTGTACTCTAGTCTGTTATTGGGAAGACGTGTCAGCCTATTTCAACATTGGTGAATGTGATGGAGTAGATTCTGACCCCCTGACAGTCTGCTGGTATTGA